The following is a genomic window from Vibrio cyclitrophicus.
CGAGGGTTGAGATTATTCCCCGTTAATAGCATATAGCGCTTATCGACCCAAATACCCTTAAGGTGGAAGCTATTAGAGTCGTGTTTCCAAAGCCGAATTGATAAATTGCGACTGGCAATGTTGGCTTCATTGGCTTTAGCAAAACGACGTAAGTTCAATTCGTAAAGGTAAGGCAGCCCGCCAATGGTTTTAAACTCTTCTTCTGGTGAAATGAAGAAGTCGTTCGCGGTCTTATCACCAACAACAATGCTGACCTTTACACCACGCTTGAGCGCTTTCTTTACTTCCTTTGCTAAACTAGGTGGGAAGTTAAAGTAAGGAGTACAAATGAATATCTCATCTTTCGCTTGAGCAACCAGCTGATTAATTCCTTGATTCAGGCGATTACGTCTTTTACCTATACCGACCAGTGGCGTTATGGCAACTTGTTCAGGTGAAACTTCTTGTCCATCGAACTGATATTGAGATCTTGCTAATGACGAACGGAATTGGCGAATAGCTGGTTTGAGTTCTTTGGTAGCAGGCTTGTTCTTATCAGCTAAATCATAAACAGCACTATCTGCGATCATTTGTTCTTGTACATAAGTGAACATTGAATCAGCCAGTGTTGGGTTGTTTAAAACATGGTAGCGATCAAAGCGATAGCGGTCATGATAATTCAGATAAATATTATTAAGACTTGCACCGCTATAGATCACGTTATCGTCGACAATAAATCCTTTCAGATGTAAAACGCCAAAGACCTCTTTACCGCGAACAGGGATGCCATAGACAGGAACAGAGAGCTGATATTTTTCAGCGAATTCTTTGTACATTGCTGCATTGCCTTCAGAAGATTCTGCACCAATTAATCCGCGTTGTGCTCGATGCCAATCGACACAAACACTCACGTCCAAATCTGGGTTCTTTTGCTTTGCTTCATATAAGGCAGTTAGGATCTCACGGCCAGCCTCATCATCTTCAAGGTACAAAGCGACTAAACTAATACGAGTCGTTGCGCGAGATATCTCGTCAAGTAAACGAGTTCGAAACTCTTGCGCTGATAGTAGTACTTCAAACTTGTCAGGATTCTGCGCTATGGTTGGCAATTGTATGAATGGATTCCTACTGGCAATCATATTGACTGTTTTACCTTAAAAATATGCAAAATTGCGAACCTTTAATTTTACCAAAGGCATAGCATCAAATACTAGATAATCGAGGCATTCTCTAACAATTTTGCTGATAATGCATAGGAATGAGATCTTTTCCGCTATTCGAATATCGCTCGTATAAAACTCTCAAACCATTAGGTAGTTGTTTTGGGTCTATTTGTATAAATTGGTGTCGTGTATAAAAGTTTATGAGATGAGCGTATGTAAAGCAGTAGTCTTTTTCTGTGAGTGTATGTTGCTCACAGTACTCCATAAGCTGGGAGCCTAATTGCTTGCCTCTATGCTGTTTTGAGATAGCCATGCCGGTAAGCAAGCGGCTATCTTCTATCGTTCGAAAACGCACGACACCACAAAGCTCGTTATCCAGTAACAATGAATAAATCAGTTCACTCTTATTAGCTTTTCCTGTTGGGTAGTGTTCTTTATAGAAACGTTTAACGAGAGGAACCTTTACGGGGTCTAATTGGGTAATGATGACATTGTTCATTCTGTCACTGCGCCACTTGTTTATCTACGGTAGAATGGCTGCAGTGTAAGTTAATTGAATATCATCATGCAATTCCATCTCAATGCTAGTTTAAAAAATGTTCATACATTTTCCATCGATCAGACGTGTGATGCGTTGGTTGAAGTGACAACCATCGAAGAACTGATTTCTGTTTATAAAGACTCTAAATGGTCGGCCTTACCTAAGTTAATACTGGGAAAGGGCAGTAACATGCTTTTTACTGATCATTTCGCGGGCCTGATCATTGTGAATCAGTTGACGGGGATTACTTTGACCGAGATAGATAGCCATCACTTACTGCATGTTAACGGTGGTGAAGATTGGCCTAGCTTGGTTGAGTGGAGCGTTGGAAAGGGGCTTGGTGGCCTCGAAAATTTAGCAATGATACCGGGCTGTTCAGGTTCTGCACCTATTCAAAATATTGGTGCATATGGTGTTGAACTGCAAGACGTGTGCGAATATGTCGATACTCTTTGCCTGGATACTTATACAGTTAAACGATTAACCAAAGAGCAATGTCTCTTTGGTTATAGAGATTCTATTTTCAAACACGCTTTATACGGTAAAGCGATTGTTGTTGCGATCGGCTTAGCATTACCTAAAGAGTGGAAGCCGTGTAATCACTACGGTCCGTTAAAAAGCCTTCCTATAGAGACCCTTTCTCCTCGTACTATATTTGATGAAGTATGTGCCATTCGTTCGAGCAAGTTGCCAGACCCTGCTGTGCAAGGTAATGCCGGCAGCTTCTTCAAAAACCCAGTGATCACCAAAGATCATTTTGATCGATTGCTATTGCTGTACCCGAGCATTGTAGGTTATGAGAATAATAACATGATCAAAGTTGCTGCTGGATGGCTCATTGATCAATGTCAGTTCAAAGGTGTAATCGAAGGTGGTGCTCAAGTTCACCCAAACCAAGCGTTGGTTATTATCAACTATGACAAAGCCACTGCTTTGGATGTCATTAAGCTAGCTGAGCGAGTACGTCAATCTGTCTTAGATAAATTTGATATTCAATTGGAACATGAAGTCCGTTTTATGGGACGACAAGGTGAGACAAACTTAGATAAAGCATTGGAGATATTAGTATGAGAGAACACAGTACTAAGCTTGCCTTATTAAGATGCCTTGCTGATGGTGAGTTTCATTCTGGAGAATTCCTTGGTGAAATGATCGGAGTATCACGAGCTGCGATCAGTAAGCATATTAAAGGTATTCAAGAGTGGGGCTTGGATATTTATCGAGTGCAAGGGAAAGGTTATAAGCTAGCCAGACGCTTAGAAATGCTTGACCAAGGGCGATTGTCTGCTGTTAGCCGTGATGCTTCCCTTGAACTGATTCCAATCATAGGTTCAACAAACCAGCATCTGTTAGAACGCACCAACGACCTCGAATCCGGTTCAGTCTGCATTGCTGAATATCAAGCAGCAGGTCGAGGACGTCGCGGGCGCGAGTGGGTGTCACCATTTGGCGCTAATCTGTACCTTTCGATGTACTGGCGACTTGATGCGGGTATGGCTGCTGCTATGGGATTAAGCCTCGTAGTTGGTGTTGCCGTTGTTGAAGCTTTGGAAGAGATGGGAGTCGAAGGCGTTAAGCTTAAATGGCCGAATGACCTTTACCATAATGACAAAAAGCTAGCAGGAATATTGGTAGAGTTGTCAGGGCAATCTGGTGGTGCTGCTCATATTGTAATTGGTTTGGGCCTTAACTTATCTATGGACCCGACAACATCAGGTATTGGCCAGCCATGGACCTCTCTCAAGGAGGTGTGTGATGGACAAGTACCGGATCGTAATCAGCTTGCACAGGCTCTGATTAATGCCTGGGACAAGTCTCTTGTCGACTATGAACTAACAGGGATGTCGAATTTTGTCGAACGTTGGAATCGCTTAGATAATTTCTTAGGTCGCAATGTCAAATTGATTATTGGACCTAGAGAAATTGAAGGTGTCGTTCAGGGGATCGATGAACAAGGTGCCGTGTTACTCAAAACAGAGAACGGCATCGAGAGCTATATTGGTGGAGAGATATCGTTAAGAAAAGGAGACTAAGGCGTTACTATTTTCTAAGCAACACTTCTTCAACCATATGATCTGCGCCTTTACGTAGAATCAGATGTGCCCTTTCTCTTGTCGGAAGGATATTTTGTTCTAGGTTCAAGCCATTAATTGAGCTCCATATACCTTCCGCTTTATCGAATGCTGCTTGATTCGACAGACGGGTGTAATGACTAAAGTACGAACCGGGCTTGGTAAACGCGCCATCACGAAATTTCATGAAACGATTGATATACCACTCTTTGATCTGCTTGCTGTCCGCATCAACATAGAGTGAAAAATCAAGGAAATCAGATATGAAGACACGATGTGGTTCGTGTGGGTAGTTCATGCCACTTTGCAAAACGTTAAGTCCTTCAATGATAAGAACATCTGGTAGATCCACACACTTCACATCACCAGTAATATTATAAGTCAGGTGAGAGTAAACTGGCGCAGTGACATTTCTTTTACATGCTTTAACATCTGAAACAAAGTTGACTAAGCGCTTGATGTCGTAAGACTCAGGAAACCCTTTCTTACTCATCAACCCTTTCTCTTCTAACACCTCATTTGGGTACAAAAAGCCATCTGTGGTCACGAGTTCTACTTTGGGATGGTTTTCCCAGCGGGATAAGAGAGCTTTAAGCAGGCGTGCGGTTGTACTTTTACCTACAGCAACACTTCCAGCTATGCCAATAATAAAAGGTGGCGCTTTCTCTTTTTTATCTAGGAATTCATGAAGCACTGAATTTCTGTTTTGTCTTGCGGCAACATAGAGATTCAATAGACGAGATAACGGTAGATAAATCTCTACAGCTTCTTCCATTGTGAGTTTTTCATTGATGCCTTGAAGCTCTTTTAAGTCGCTTTCAGAAAGTGTCATCGGAACTAAATTCCTTAGCTCAGACCAACGTGCGCGGTCGAATGACATATATGGACTCATACTAAACTCTATAGTGGATGACAAAACAAGTGCATGGAAAATACATCATGCGCTAGATAAATAAAATATCTTCCTGTACTAGATGCGGGTTAAAGGCAGAAACCTTGAGCTAAATAGCTGTATATAGGAATTTGAGATGAGATTTTTCCATTTTTTTTCAATTTACTATTGCAAGGTGGAAAATCATTCAATAAAATGCGCCCCACTTGTGCCGACTTAGCTCAGTAGGTAGAGCAACTGACTTGTAATCAGTAGGTCACCAGTTCGATTCCGGTAGTCGGCACCACTTTCTCCCTTCCTATAAGGCAGCGAGAGAAAGCTCAAAATTTGGAGGGGTTCCCGAGTGGCCAAAGGGAGCAGACTGTAAATCTGCCGGCACTGCCTTCGATGGTTCGAATCCGTCTCCCTCCACCATATTCTAAAGGTTAAATAGCTCAAGCAGAGTTACGTGTTGCGTGCATCGTATAATGGCTATTACCTCAGCCTTCCAAGCTGATGATGCGGGTTCGATTCCCGCTGCACGCTCCAACTCATTTTGTGTGCTGATATAGCTCAGTCGGTAGAGCGCACCCTTGGTAAGGGTGAGGTCCCCAGTTCGACTCTGGGTATTAGCACCAGTCTAAAGCTTCTTCTCCTTTAATAAAAAACCATTTTTTTGGTTGCGTGGTCTTATGTTAAGCCACCTAATCCGTACCTAGAGGGACACCCCATGTCTAAAGAAAAATTTGAACGTACGAAACCGCACGTAAACGTTGGTACTATCGGCCACGTTGACCACGGTAAAACAACTCTAACTGCTGCTATCTGTACTACTCTTGCAAAAGTGTACGGCGGTGTTGCTAAAGATTTCGCATCTATCGATAACGCTCCAGAAGAGCGTGAGCGCGGTATCACAATCGCAACTTCTCACGTTGAGTACGACACTCCAGCACGTCACTACGCACACGTAGACTGTCCAGGACACGCGGATTATGTTAAAAACATGATCACTGGTGCTGCACAAATGGACGGCGGTATCCTAGTTGTTGCTGCGACTGACGGCCCTATGCCTCAAACTCGTGAGCACATCCTACTTGGTCGTCAAGTTGGTATCCCTTACATCATCGTATTCATGAACAAATGTGACATGGTTGATGACGAAGAGCTACTTGAGCTAGTTGAGATGGAAGTTCGTGAACTTCTTTCTGAATACGACTTCCCAGGTGATGACCTACCAGTAATCCAAGGTTCAGCACTTGGCGCACTAAACGGCGAGAAGCAATGGGAAGACAAGATCGTTGAGCTTGCAGAAGCACTAGATTCTTACATTCCTGAGCCAGAGCGTGCAGTAGACCAACCGTTCCTACTACCAATTGAAGATGTATTCTCAATTCAAGGTCGTGGTACTGTTGTAACTGGTCGTATCGAGCGCGGTATCCTACGTGTAGGTGACGAAGTAGAAATCGTTGGTATCAAAGAGACTACTCTTACTACTTGTACTGGTGTTGAAATGTTCCGTAAACTGCTTGACGAAGGTCGTGCAGGTGAGAACGTTGGTGCACTTCTACGTGGTACTAAGCGTGATGACGTTGAACGTGGTCAAGTACTTTCTGCGAAAGGTTCTATCAACCCACACACTAAGTTTGAGTCTGAAGTATACGTACTTTCTAAAGACGAAGGCGGCCGTCACACTCCTTTCTTCAAGGGTTACCGTCCACAGTTCTACTTCCGTACAACTGACGTAACAGGCGACATTACTCTACCTGAAGGCGTAGAAATGGTAATGCCAGGTGATAACGTTCAAATGACTGTTGAGCTAATCGCTCCAATCGCAATGGACGAAGGTCTACGTTTCGCAATCCGCGAAGGTGGCCGTACAGTTGGTGCTGGTGTTGTAGCTAAAATCTTTGCATAAGATTTGACGAACCACTAGTAAAAAGGGCATCATTTGATGCCCTTTTTCTGCGCTGAAAAAAGAGTTGGATGTTTTGACATCGATTTTCGCTATTAGCAAAGAATTAAACGGTCTTTTTGACTAAAATGACTGTTAGATGTGTTGTTTTGCAACGCAAAGGAATGTGCCCTGCAACAGCGGGGTTATTGTCGTCTATATTTAAGACTTATCACAGGTTGGTTTTATGAAAGCAAACGCTGAAACTCCTGATAGCTCAGGTGCAGCAGATACAATGAAGTGGATCGTCGCTTTTGTTCTGTTGGCTGCTGCTGTTGTGGGTAATTACCTGTATGGTGAATTGTCTGTTGTAATTCGCGCTGCAGGTGTAGTTGTGCTGATTGCTGCCGCACTAGGCGTTGCAGCAACAACAACTAAAGGTAAAGCTGCGATCGATTTTGCAAAAGAATCTCGTATGGAGATTCGTAAAGTTGTTTGGCCTACTCGCCAAGAAACTATGCAAACTACATTGATCGTTTTAGCTGTATGTATTGTTATGTCTCTAGTGCTTTGGGGAATTGACGGCATTATGGTCCGTCTAGTTTCTCTAGCAACTGGGGTGTAGAGGGTTCTGATTCATGAGTGAAGCTCCAAAAAAACGTTGGTATGTAGTTCAAGCCTTTTCTGGCTTTGAAGGTCGTGTTGCACAATCGCTACGCGAGCATATTAAAATGCACAACATGGAAGAACTATTTGGCGATGTGCTAGTACCTACTGAAGAAGTAGTGGAAATGCGTGCAGGTCAACGCCGTAAAAGTGAACGTAAGTTCTTCCCTGGCTACGTATTAGTTCAAATGATCATGAATGATGAATCATGGCACTTAGTACGCAGCATTCCGCGTGTTATGGGCTTCATTGGTGGTACCTCTGATCGTCCTGCACCAATCACTGATAAAGAAGCTGATGCTATCTTGAACCGTCTAGAGAAAGCGAGCGAGTCTCCACGTCCTAAGACAATGTTCGAAGCGGGTGAAGTGGTTCGTGTGAACGATGGTCCATTTGCTGACTTTAACGGTACTGTTGAAGAAGTAGATTACGAGAAAAGCCGCATTAAGGTATCTGTATCGATCTTTGGTCGTGCAACACCGGTTGAGCTTGAATTCGGTCAGGTTGAAAAACTGGACTAATACTCGAACCTTTGATCAAGCTGTGGATAAATACTTCATAAGCTGTTCAAAATAAAAGAGTATAAAAAATCACCTTTTTAGGGTTGTTAAAGGCGCGAATTATGATTATAATTTCGCGCCTTTTTGCTTCTTCGGAAGTAAAAAAGAGTTAATTTAATTTGTGGGGAGCTTGCCTTACGGTTAGCGCACGTACCCAAAATATTAGGAAATATCATGGCTAAGAAAGTTGAAGCTTATATCAAACTGCAAGTTGCAGCTGGTATGGCAAACCCAAGTCCACCGGTTGGTCCTGCTCTAGGTCAACACGGCGTGAACATCATGGAATTCTGTAAAGCGTTCAACGCAAAAACAGAATCTGTTGAGAAAGGTCTACCTACTCCAGTAGTTATTACTGTTTACAATGACCGTTCTTTCACGTTCGTAACTAAGACTCCACCTGCTGCTGTTCTTCTTAAGAAAGCTGCTGGCGTTAAGTCTGGTTCAGGTCGTCCAAACACTGAGAAAGTTGGTACTGTAACTGACGCTCAAGTTCAGGAAATCGCAGAAACTAAAGCTGCTGATATGACTGGCGCTGACATCGAAGCAATGAAGCGTTCTATTGCTGGTACTGCTCGTTCAATGGGCCTAGTGGTAGAGGGATAAGATCATGGCAAAACTTACTAAGCGTATGCGCGTAATCCGCGACAAAGTTGACTCAACTAAAGAATACGAAATCAACGAAGCTGTTGCTCTTCTTAAAGAACTAGCTACTGCTAAATTCGTTGAGTCTGTAGATGTTGCTGTTAATCTAGGCATCGATGCTCGTAAATCTGACCAAAACGTACGTGGCGCAACTGTGCTACCTCACGGTACTGGCCGTGAAATCCGCGTTGCTGTGTTCACTCAAGGTGCAAACGCAGAAGCAGCTAAAGAAGCTGGCGCAGATATCGTTGGTATGGAAGATCTTGCTGAGCAAGTGAAAAAAGGCGTAATGGACTTTGACGTTGTTGTTGCTTCTCCTGATGCAATGCGCGTTGTTGGTCAACTAGGTACAATCCTAGGTCCACGCGGTCTAATGCCAAACCCTAAAGTTGGTACTGTAACTCCTAACGTTGCTGAAGCGGTTAAAAACGCTAAAGCTGGTCAGGTTCGTTACCGTAACGACAAGAACGGCATCATCCACACTACTATCGGTAAAGCATCTTTCGAAGCTAACCAGCTTCAAGAGAACCTAGAAGCTCTTCTAGTTGCTCTTAAGAAAGCTAAACCTTCTTCAGCGAAAGGTACTTTCCTGAAGAAAGTAAGCATCTCTACTACGATGGGTGCTGGTGTTGCTGTTGATCAAGCTAGCCTTGATACTCAAGCAAACTAATTTGCTTAGGCGCAGATTTAGTGTATACTTCTGCGCCTAATATTTGTGGTTGGGTGGTTTTTGAAGCAATTCAAAATCATCTATCCCAAGACCGTAGGCGCTAAATCTTTTTAAGATGAAGCTTAATAAAACCTACGTAGGCGATGTTGTTGTTTGAAGTGAATTTATTTGCTTTTAAATAACATCGTAAACGCTCAATACATTTTGTACTGAGTGCTGTAATCACAACCAGAGGTTAATCCAAATGGCTTTAAATCTTCAAGACAAAAAAGCAATTGTTGCTGAAGTCAACGAAGCTGCCAGTGGTGCACTTTCTGCAGTTGTAGCTGATTCTCGTGGCGTTGAAGTTGGCGCAATGACTTCTCTACGTAAACAAGCTCGCGAAGCGGGTGTTTACATGAAAGTTGTTCGTAACACACTAGCACGCCGTGCGGTTCAGGGTACAGACTACGAGTGTCTAGTAGACACTTTCACTGGTCCAACTCTGATCGCATTCTCTAATGAGCACCCAGGTGCTGCAGCGCGTCTTTTCAAAGACTTCGCTAAAGAGAATAAAGATTTCGAGATCAAAGCTGCTGCATTTGAAGGCGCAGTTACTGATGCTGAAGTACTAGCGACACTACCAACTTACGACGAAGCTATCGCACGCCTAATGATGTGCATGAAAGAAGCTTCTGCTGGCAAGCTGGTTCGTACTATCGCTGCTGTTCGCGACCAAAAAGAAGAAGCTGCGGCATAAGCCTTGCTTTTCACTGGTTGCTATTTAAACTTATTGTTGACTTAAAAGAGAATTGTTATGTCTATTACTAACGAGCAAATCCTAGACGCAGTTGCAGAAATGTCTGTAATGCAAGTTGTTGAGCTTATCGAAGCTATGGAAGAGAAATTCGGTGTTACTGCTGCTGCTGCAGTTGTAGCTGGTGGTGCTTCTGCTGAAGCTGCTGCTGAGCAAACTGAATTCGACGTTATCCTTACTGCTGCTGGCGCTAACAAAGTACAAGTTATCAAAGCTGTACGTGGCGCAACTGGCCTAGGTCTTAAAGAAGCTAAAGGTCTTGTAGACTCAGCTCCTGCAGCGCTTAAAGAAGGCGTTGACAAAGCTGAAGCTGAAGCTCTTAAAGCACAGCTAGAAGAAGCTGGCGCTTCTGTTGAAATCAAGTAATTATTACTTAATTTCTTAGCCGCAAGGCTAATGGCTGGTGGTTAATTAACCACCGGCCTTTTTGCGCTGTAGGGCTATGACGAATTTTCCGCTGTTTAACCGTCATAATCCGAGCAAAAAAACAGTCATTTTTTCGAAATGATTGTTCACTACAGTAAACAGCTGTTTGTCACCGCCCCCTCTGAAGAGTGTTTTGGGTGGTTTGGGTCACTTATCAGCGAGCTGAGGAACCCCATGGTTTACTCTTATACCGAGAAAAAGCGCATCCGTAAGGATTTTGGTACTCGTCCACAAGTTTTGGACATTCCATACCTGTTATCGATCCAGCTTGATTCTTTCGATAAATTCATCGAACAGGATCCAGAAGGTCAATACGGTCTTGAAGCTGCTTTCCGTTCTGTATTTCCAATTCAGAGCTACAACGGCAATTCTGAGCTGCAATACGTTAGCTACCGTCTTGGTGAGCCAGTTTTTGACGTTAAAGAATGTCAAATCCGCGGTGTTACTTACTCAAAGCCACTACGCGTAAAACTACGTTTAGTTATCTTTGATCGAGATGCACCAGCAGGTACTGTAAAAGACATTAAAGAACAAGAAGTCTACATGGGCGAAATTCCGCTTATGACAGACAATGGTACTTTCGTAATTAATGGTACCGAGAGGGTTATCGTATCCCAGCTGCACCGAAGCCCAGGCGTGTTCTTCGACAGTGATAAGGGTAAGACCCACTCATCAGGTAAAGTTCTTTATAACGCACGTGTAATTCCTTACCGTGGCTCATGGTTAGACTTTGAGTTCGATCCTAAGGATAACTTATTCGTACGTATCGACCGTCGTCGTAAACTACCTGCATCGATTATTCTTCGTGCACTTGGTAAATCGACAGAAGAGATCTTAGATCTGTTCTTCGACAAGGTGAACTTCGAAGTGAAAGACCAAACTCTACTTATGGAGTTGGTCCCTGATCGTCTACGTGGTGAAACTGCGTCATTCGACATCGAAGCAAATGGTAAAACTTACGTTGAGACTGGTCGTCGTGTTACTGCTCGCCACATCCGTCAACTTGAAAAAGATGGCGTTGAGCACATCGAAGTACCAGTAGAGTACATCGTTGAAAAGATTGCTGCGAAAGATTACATCAACGAAGCAACTGGCGAGATAATTGTTGGTGCAAACCAAGAGATCAGCCTAGAGGCTCTTGCTAACTTATCTCAAGCAGGTCACAAGACTCTAGAAGTTCTGTTCACGAATGACCTAGACCATGGTCCATTCATGTCAGACACTCTACGTGCAGATAGCACAGTAGATCGCATTTCTGCATTGGTAGAAATCTACCGCATGATGCGTCCTGGCGAGCCACCAACGAAAGAAGCTGCAGAATCATTGTTCGAAAGCCTATTCTTCTCTGAAGATCGTTACGACCTATCAACTGTAGGCCGTATGAAATTCAACAGCTCTATCGAGCGTGAAGAAGAAGAAGAGCGCGGTACTCTGGATGAATCAGACATCATTGAAGTGATGAAAAAACTGATCGGCATCCGTAACGGTAAAGGCGAAGTGGACG
Proteins encoded in this region:
- the pssA gene encoding CDP-diacylglycerol--serine O-phosphatidyltransferase, yielding MIASRNPFIQLPTIAQNPDKFEVLLSAQEFRTRLLDEISRATTRISLVALYLEDDEAGREILTALYEAKQKNPDLDVSVCVDWHRAQRGLIGAESSEGNAAMYKEFAEKYQLSVPVYGIPVRGKEVFGVLHLKGFIVDDNVIYSGASLNNIYLNYHDRYRFDRYHVLNNPTLADSMFTYVQEQMIADSAVYDLADKNKPATKELKPAIRQFRSSLARSQYQFDGQEVSPEQVAITPLVGIGKRRNRLNQGINQLVAQAKDEIFICTPYFNFPPSLAKEVKKALKRGVKVSIVVGDKTANDFFISPEEEFKTIGGLPYLYELNLRRFAKANEANIASRNLSIRLWKHDSNSFHLKGIWVDKRYMLLTGNNLNPRAWKLDLENGIFIQDNYHHLTDKFQAEVDNILQHTQLICTYKQLDKVDTYPVEVQKLIRKITRVKADRVLKQIL
- a CDS encoding GNAT family N-acetyltransferase, which gives rise to MNNVIITQLDPVKVPLVKRFYKEHYPTGKANKSELIYSLLLDNELCGVVRFRTIEDSRLLTGMAISKQHRGKQLGSQLMEYCEQHTLTEKDYCFTYAHLINFYTRHQFIQIDPKQLPNGLRVLYERYSNSGKDLIPMHYQQNC
- the murB gene encoding UDP-N-acetylmuramate dehydrogenase, yielding MQFHLNASLKNVHTFSIDQTCDALVEVTTIEELISVYKDSKWSALPKLILGKGSNMLFTDHFAGLIIVNQLTGITLTEIDSHHLLHVNGGEDWPSLVEWSVGKGLGGLENLAMIPGCSGSAPIQNIGAYGVELQDVCEYVDTLCLDTYTVKRLTKEQCLFGYRDSIFKHALYGKAIVVAIGLALPKEWKPCNHYGPLKSLPIETLSPRTIFDEVCAIRSSKLPDPAVQGNAGSFFKNPVITKDHFDRLLLLYPSIVGYENNNMIKVAAGWLIDQCQFKGVIEGGAQVHPNQALVIINYDKATALDVIKLAERVRQSVLDKFDIQLEHEVRFMGRQGETNLDKALEILV
- the birA gene encoding bifunctional biotin--[acetyl-CoA-carboxylase] ligase/biotin operon repressor BirA; this translates as MREHSTKLALLRCLADGEFHSGEFLGEMIGVSRAAISKHIKGIQEWGLDIYRVQGKGYKLARRLEMLDQGRLSAVSRDASLELIPIIGSTNQHLLERTNDLESGSVCIAEYQAAGRGRRGREWVSPFGANLYLSMYWRLDAGMAAAMGLSLVVGVAVVEALEEMGVEGVKLKWPNDLYHNDKKLAGILVELSGQSGGAAHIVIGLGLNLSMDPTTSGIGQPWTSLKEVCDGQVPDRNQLAQALINAWDKSLVDYELTGMSNFVERWNRLDNFLGRNVKLIIGPREIEGVVQGIDEQGAVLLKTENGIESYIGGEISLRKGD
- the coaA gene encoding type I pantothenate kinase, encoding MSPYMSFDRARWSELRNLVPMTLSESDLKELQGINEKLTMEEAVEIYLPLSRLLNLYVAARQNRNSVLHEFLDKKEKAPPFIIGIAGSVAVGKSTTARLLKALLSRWENHPKVELVTTDGFLYPNEVLEEKGLMSKKGFPESYDIKRLVNFVSDVKACKRNVTAPVYSHLTYNITGDVKCVDLPDVLIIEGLNVLQSGMNYPHEPHRVFISDFLDFSLYVDADSKQIKEWYINRFMKFRDGAFTKPGSYFSHYTRLSNQAAFDKAEGIWSSINGLNLEQNILPTRERAHLILRKGADHMVEEVLLRK
- the tuf gene encoding elongation factor Tu, which gives rise to MSKEKFERTKPHVNVGTIGHVDHGKTTLTAAICTTLAKVYGGVAKDFASIDNAPEERERGITIATSHVEYDTPARHYAHVDCPGHADYVKNMITGAAQMDGGILVVAATDGPMPQTREHILLGRQVGIPYIIVFMNKCDMVDDEELLELVEMEVRELLSEYDFPGDDLPVIQGSALGALNGEKQWEDKIVELAEALDSYIPEPERAVDQPFLLPIEDVFSIQGRGTVVTGRIERGILRVGDEVEIVGIKETTLTTCTGVEMFRKLLDEGRAGENVGALLRGTKRDDVERGQVLSAKGSINPHTKFESEVYVLSKDEGGRHTPFFKGYRPQFYFRTTDVTGDITLPEGVEMVMPGDNVQMTVELIAPIAMDEGLRFAIREGGRTVGAGVVAKIFA
- the secE gene encoding preprotein translocase subunit SecE; translation: MKANAETPDSSGAADTMKWIVAFVLLAAAVVGNYLYGELSVVIRAAGVVVLIAAALGVAATTTKGKAAIDFAKESRMEIRKVVWPTRQETMQTTLIVLAVCIVMSLVLWGIDGIMVRLVSLATGV
- the nusG gene encoding transcription termination/antitermination protein NusG; this translates as MSEAPKKRWYVVQAFSGFEGRVAQSLREHIKMHNMEELFGDVLVPTEEVVEMRAGQRRKSERKFFPGYVLVQMIMNDESWHLVRSIPRVMGFIGGTSDRPAPITDKEADAILNRLEKASESPRPKTMFEAGEVVRVNDGPFADFNGTVEEVDYEKSRIKVSVSIFGRATPVELEFGQVEKLD
- the rplK gene encoding 50S ribosomal protein L11 is translated as MAKKVEAYIKLQVAAGMANPSPPVGPALGQHGVNIMEFCKAFNAKTESVEKGLPTPVVITVYNDRSFTFVTKTPPAAVLLKKAAGVKSGSGRPNTEKVGTVTDAQVQEIAETKAADMTGADIEAMKRSIAGTARSMGLVVEG
- the rplA gene encoding 50S ribosomal protein L1; amino-acid sequence: MAKLTKRMRVIRDKVDSTKEYEINEAVALLKELATAKFVESVDVAVNLGIDARKSDQNVRGATVLPHGTGREIRVAVFTQGANAEAAKEAGADIVGMEDLAEQVKKGVMDFDVVVASPDAMRVVGQLGTILGPRGLMPNPKVGTVTPNVAEAVKNAKAGQVRYRNDKNGIIHTTIGKASFEANQLQENLEALLVALKKAKPSSAKGTFLKKVSISTTMGAGVAVDQASLDTQAN
- the rplJ gene encoding 50S ribosomal protein L10: MALNLQDKKAIVAEVNEAASGALSAVVADSRGVEVGAMTSLRKQAREAGVYMKVVRNTLARRAVQGTDYECLVDTFTGPTLIAFSNEHPGAAARLFKDFAKENKDFEIKAAAFEGAVTDAEVLATLPTYDEAIARLMMCMKEASAGKLVRTIAAVRDQKEEAAA
- the rplL gene encoding 50S ribosomal protein L7/L12, which encodes MSITNEQILDAVAEMSVMQVVELIEAMEEKFGVTAAAAVVAGGASAEAAAEQTEFDVILTAAGANKVQVIKAVRGATGLGLKEAKGLVDSAPAALKEGVDKAEAEALKAQLEEAGASVEIK